Proteins encoded within one genomic window of Hevea brasiliensis isolate MT/VB/25A 57/8 chromosome 8, ASM3005281v1, whole genome shotgun sequence:
- the LOC110661202 gene encoding transcriptional activator DEMETER isoform X4, giving the protein MDSRNNIGDAFSVPQGREYEFTGSWVPATPEKHIATRYNSMPIEGLGNGNHQELARIPTGYAQEVSNSGRVAQHFGQLGGNWSLAGRDSMMNCISGSYTQALHHQNGNWNSNSFVDLLTMNNSVPIASPDRSPNRSMNSRGRLLIPTFHSQVSSLRESRSGELLFPSQTHCLSSSQSSSCNSLLQIPQHGFLMPHNPDYDLNSLPSTAPDAASTTTNSFQFAPVTPQQTKKLENQLYATVNSPQEKALSEVKDKCHELVASVVYIPKRHNSDELLHNIVDSSSAVISTPFEEPKDSGKESDQVINLNKTPQQKQPKQKKHRPKVVKEGKQNKTATNKIADPKEKTKRKYVRRKGQQESVTQHPDSIGGGTTDSKEKLKQRKHLQKDLKDPATQNVNDISETAYPIAGTAAPSCRRALNFDDLENIRDEGESNSFARQEILKKKETFNSSTGFQAADSINKTNMKCRTKSDIQMRQDSELLLGHQSGAKSNLTYASNQLLCNDTTVSNRTEAGAISISDKREAAVQPASTKEVQMDNFNVNARATDIRMQHLSAEGIGQIAFPAKIICKSRERSTQMMSHNTQSVAEISHHFIDGRGYKREFVHVEQTGNCTANPPDYHLYSCMSSALCSLTQKKRKIENGISTNTNGLLPSHAAVNHSTLKISSSNNVHSTAFTVQRNRGIQNSYLESYNFKRKENNRSTRFPADLYTHQVASEQDLSKQNILSGPNACMERIEETNRSTNIQNLATLTRVENYNKLLPTAPKTGPQPGEQLQPKNSNIDVSRKQAMGPNQSKPIPLREGKMLQKHKDALKDQQSPAKRRGRPPKQRFTATTEEIIYRMECLNLNERSNEMKDKAQNALVPHKGGGTLVPYERFDLVKRRKPRPKVDLDPETERVWKPLMWKEGCEGTEETYEKKQWWEQERRVFRGRVDSFIARMHLVQGDRRFSEWKGSVVDSVIGVFLTQNVSDHLSSSAFMSLSARFPLKSTRNRISERNETRILVEEPNVCMPNPNDMVKWNEKLLYNPFYSRNSMTCYESTEYQRDSETSWTDRTSIVETHSHSPQEEELSSQDSFDSSVIQSNGVGSYSASNSEAEDHANECTHSKNPNTSLTNLPQVESTTLFEEFYSRVSGRSLFHLQSRQGKKQTEYIENSQQQWPRLETLDNSLKGSPTFYQQINFNNPKMQVPVVPSCNYQLYKTVQSEILDEESVVLNREESISSWPSSASIFNKEKDASCTSKRVVQGTESVAISTAQQYGSSSYQETQMVDPHSFLSKQMMHEQISPKPYHGFQPHKIEKTFQLERKSMAETANLADAQVNGQCSYEQHISNIPNLKEKVFGVQERIALVDKHTHSENELAKSNLKEQVNFTNIENLNARKAKAGGKKKDAIDWDSLRKQVLANGRRKERSQNTMDSLDYEAMRCANVNKISANIKERGMNNMLAERIKEFLNRLVREHGSIDLEWLRDVPPDKAKDYLLSIRGLGLKSVECVRLLTLHHVAFPVDTNVGRIAVRLGWVPLQPLPESLQLHLLQLYPVLESIQKYLWPRLCKLDQRTLYELHYQLITFGKVFCTKNKPNCNACPMRAECRHFASAFASARLVLPGPEEKSILTSTVPLRMEKGPGIVIDPITLPPPGENPFKRGVSDIISCLPIIEEPATPEQEHTEVTEIDMEDINNEDTDEITTIKLNMEELTMNLQNYMQANMELQECDMSKALVALNPEAAYVPTKLKNVSGLRTEHQVICLRARV; this is encoded by the exons ATGGATTCAAGAAACAATATAGGAGATGCATTTTCAGTCCCACAAGGGAGAGAATATGAGTTTACGGGTTCTTGGGTGCCAGCAACTCCAGAAAAGCATATTGCAACAAGATATAATTCCATGCCAATTGAAGGGCTTGGGAATGGGAATCATCAAGAACTGGCACGAATTCCCACAGGTTATGCACAGGAGGTGTCGAATTCTGGAAGGGTGGCTCAACATTTTGGCCAATTGGGCGGAAATTGGAGTTTGGCAGGAAGAGACAGCATGATGAATTGCATTTCAGGGTCCTACACACAGGCCCTTCATCATCAAAATGGGAATTGGAATAGTAATTCATTTGTTGATCTTTTGACAATGAATAATTCAGTTCCTATTGCCAGTCCAGATAGAAGTCCAAATAGAAGTATGAACAGCAGAGGAAGGCTTTTGATTCCAACTTTCCATTCCCAAGTTAGCAGCTTGAGAGAATCCAGATCAGGAGAATTGCTATTCCCCAGCCAAACTCACTGCTTGAGTTCAAGCCAGTCGAGTAGCTGTAATAGCCTACTTCAGATACCTCAGC ATGGATTTCTCATGCCTCACAATCCTGACTATGACCTCAATTCACTACCAAGTACAGCACCTGATGCAGCATCAACTAccaccaattcatttcaattcgcaCCAGTAACACCACAACAGACCAAGAAATTAGAGAACCAGCTCTATGCGACTGTAAATTCTCCTCAGGAAAAAGCCTTAAGTGAAGTAAAAGACAAATGCCATGAGCTAGTCGCATCGGTGGTCTATATCCCAAAACGGCACAATTCTGATGAGCTCTTGCATAATATCGTGGACTCATCATCTGCTGTCATTTCTACACCATTTGAGGAACCAAAAGATTCTGGCAAAGAAAGCGACCAAGTTATTAACTTGAACAAAACACCACAGCAGAAACAACCAAAACAGAAAAAGCATAGGCCTAAAGTAGTCAAGGAAGGAAAACAGAACAAGACGGCAACCAACAAAATAGCTGATCCCAAGGAGAAAACGAAGAGAAAGTATGTGCGCAGGAAGGGCCAGCAAGAATCAGTAACTCAACATCCAGATTCTATTGGAGGAGGGACTACTGATTCGAAGGAGAAACTGAAGCAAAGGAAGCATCTTCAAAAGGACCTGAAAGATCCAGCAACTCAAAATGTAAATGATATCAGTGAGACTGCATATCCCATTGCCGGAACTGCAGCACCATCATGTAGAAGAGCATTGAACTTTGATGACTTGGAAAATATCAGAGATGAAGGGGAGAGCAATTCATTTGCTCGGCAGGAGATACTGAAAAAAAAAGAGACTTTCAATTCAAGTACAGGTTTTCAAGCTGCTGATTCAATCAATAAAACTAACATGAAGTGCAGAACAAAGTCAGATATACAGATGAGACAAGACAGTGAGCTACTGTTGGGACACCAATCAGGAGCAAAAAGTAACCTCACCTATGCCAGCAATCAATTGTTGTGTAATGACACCACAGTTTCAAATAGAACAGAAGCCGGAGCCATTTCAATTTCAGACAAAAGAGAAGCTGCAGTCCAACCAGCTTCAACAAAAGAAGTGCAAATGGATAATTTCAATGTCAATGCTAGAGCAACAGATATCAGAATGCAGCATCTCAGTGCAGAAGGAATTGGCCAAATTGCCTTTCCTGCAAAAATTATTTGCAAAAGCCGTGAAAGGAGCACACAAATGATGTCTCATAATACTCAATCAGTTGCAGAAATTTCACATCATTTCATTGATGGTAGGGGATACAAGAGAGAATTTGTTCATGTTGAGCAGACAGGCAACTGTACTGCAAATCCACCAGATTATCACTTATACAGCTGCATGTCTAGTGCACTTTGTTCGTTGACTCAAAAGAAGAGGAAGATTGAAAATGGAATCTCGACAAATACAAATGGTTTGCTACCTTCTCATGCAGCTGTTAACCATTCAACGCTAAAAATAAGCAGCAGCAACAATGTCCACTCAACTGCATTTACAGTTCAAAGGAATAGGGGAATACAGAACTCATACTTGGAAAGCTATAATttcaagaggaaagaaaataataGGTCCACCAGATTTCCTGCTGACTTGTACACACATCAAGTGGCTTCTGAACAAGATTTGTCAAAGCAAAATATATTATCTGGACCCAACGCATGCATGGAAAGGATTGAAGAGACCAACAGATCCACTAATATCCAGAACCTTGCCACCCTAACCAGAGTTGAGAATTATAACAAGCTCCTACCAACTGCTCCCAAAACAGGCCCTCAACCTGGAGAGCAACTACAACCCAAAAATTCCAACATTGATGTGTCAAGAAAGCAGGCAATGGGGCCCAATCAATCCAAACCTATTCCATTAAGGGAAGGTAAAATGCTACAAAAACATAAGGACGCCTTGAAAGATCAGCAATCGCCTGCTAAAAGAAGAG GGCGACCGCCAAAGCAAAGATTCACTGCCACAACTGAAGAAATTATATATCGAATGGAGTGTCTCAATCTCAATGAAAGGAGCAATGAAATGAAGGACAAAGCACAAAATGCACTTGTGCCACACAAAGGAGGAGGCACACTCGTTCCATATGAACGGTTTGACTTGGTCAAGAGGCGTAAGCCAAGACCTAAAGTGGACCTTGACCCAGAGACAGAGAGAGTGTGGAAACCGTTGATGTGGAAGGAGGGATGTGAAGGCACTGAAGAAACATATGAGAAAAAGCAGTGGTGGGAGCAAGAGAGGAGAGTTTTCCGTGGACGAGTTGATTCATTCATTGCAAGAATGCATCTTGTACAAG GAGATAGGCGCTTCTCAGAATGGAAGGGATCAGTTGTTGATTCAGTGATAGGAGTCTTCCTTACTCAAAATGTTTCAGACCATCTTTCAAG CTCTGCCTTCATGTCTCTATCAGCAAGATTTCCTCTTAAGTCAACAAGAAACAGAATCAGTGAGAGGAATGAGACAAGAATACTGGTTGAAGAACCGAATGTCTGCAtgccaaatccaaatgacatggtCAAATGGAATGAAAAGTTGTTATATAACCCTTTCTACAGTCGGAACTCTATGACATGCTATGAATCAACAGAATATCAGAGAGACAGTGAGACCTCATGGACAGACAGGACAAGCATTGTAGAGACTCACAGTCACAGCCCTCAAGAAGAAGAATTGTCATCACAAGATTCTTTTGATTCCTCAGTTATCCAAAGCAATGGAGTCGGATCCTACTCAGCCTCCAACTCAGAAGCAGAAGATCATGCAAATGAGTGCACACACAGCAAGAATCCCAATACATCATTAACAAATCTTCCACAAGTTGAGAGCACCACCTTGTTTGAAGAGTTCTATAGTCGTGTAAGTGGAAGATCACTGTTTCATTTGCAATCAAGGCAAGGAAAAAAGCAAACAGAATACATAGAAAACAGCCAGCAGCAATGGCCTAGATTGGAAACATTAGACAATAGCTTAAAAGGCTCTCCTACATTTTATCAGCAAATCAATTTCAATAATCCAAAGATGCAAGTACCAGTGGTTCCTTCTTGTAACTATCAGCTGTACAAAACTGTACAATCTGAGATACTAGATGAAGAAAGTGTTGTATTGAACAGAGAAGAAAGCATATCTTCTTGGCCTTCAAGTGCCTCCATATTCAACAAGGAAAAAGATGCAAGTTGCACAAGCAAAAGGGTTGTACAAGGGACAGAGAGTGTAGCTATATCAACAGCACAACAATATGGGTCATCAAGCTATCAAGAGACTCAAATGGTGGACCCACATTCTTTCCTAAGCAAGCAAATGATGCATGAACAAATCAGTCCTAAACCTTACCATGGCTTCCAACCACATAAGATAGAAAAGACCTTCCAATTGGAAAGAAAATCAATGGCCGAAACTGCAAATCTTGCGGATGCACAGGTTAATGGGCAGTGCAGTTATGAGCAGCACATCTCAAACATTCCCAAtctaaaagaaaaagtttttggcgTTCAAGAGAGAATTGCTTTGGTGGATAAGCACACACATTCAGAAAATGAATTGGCTAAGTCAAATTTGAAGGAACAAGTAAATTTTACTAATATAGAAAACTTAAATGCAAGAAAAGCAAAAGCTGGGGGCAAGAAAAAGGACGCTATTGACTGGGATAGTTTGAGGAAGCAAGTCTTGGCAAATggtagaagaaaagaaagaagccaAAATACAATGGACTCCCTGGACTATGAAGCAATGAGATGTGCTAATGTCAATAAGATTTCTGCTAATATTAAAGAAAGAGGGATGAACAACATGCTAGCAGAACGAATCAAG GAATTTCTGAATCGACTGGTCAGAGAACATGGAAGCATTGATCTGGAATGGTTAAGAGATGTTCCCCCTGACAAAGCAAA GGATTATCTGCTAAGCATAAGGGGATTGGGGTTGAAAAGTGTGGAGTGTGTGCGGCTCTTAACACTTCATCATGTTGCTTTCCCA GTCGACACAAATGTTGGACGGATAGCAGTTCGATTGGGATGGGTCCCTCTTCAACCATTGCCAGAGTCACTTCAATTACACCTCCTACAATT GTACCCAGTACTCGAGTCAATTCAGAAATACCTCTGGCCGAGATTGTGCAAACTTGATCAACGAACACT GTATGAATTACATTACCAGCTGATTACATTTGGAAAG GTTTTTTGTACAAAGAATAAACCAAATTGCAATGCATGTCCAATGAGAGCAGAATGCAGGCATTTTGCTAGCGCCTTTGCAAG TGCAAGGCTTGTACTACCAGGGCCAGAAGAGAAGAGTATATTGACTTCAACTGTTCCTTTAAGAATGGAGAAAGGCCCTGGCATAGTTATTGATCCCATAACATTACCTCCACCTGGGGAGAATCCATTTAAAAGAGGAGTTTCAGATATTATTAGTTGTTTACCTATCATTGAAGAGCCAGCAACACCTGAACAAGAACACACTGAAGTAACAGAAATTGATATGGAGGACATAAACAACGAGGATACTGATGAAATAACAACAATAAAACTCAACATGGAAGAGTTGACAATGAATTTACAGAATTACATGCAAGCAAACATGGAACTTCAAGAATGTGACATGTCCAAGGCTTTAGTTGCTTTGAATCCAGAAGCTGCCTACGTCCCCACCAAACTGAAGAATGTCAGTGGGCTTAGGACAGAGCACCAAGT
- the LOC110661202 gene encoding transcriptional activator DEMETER isoform X2, whose amino-acid sequence MDSRNNIGDAFSVPQGREYEFTGSWVPATPEKHIATRYNSMPIEGLGNGNHQELARIPTGYAQEVSNSGRVAQHFGQLGGNWSLAGRDSMMNCISGSYTQALHHQNGNWNSNSFVDLLTMNNSVPIASPDRSPNRSMNSRGRLLIPTFHSQVSSLRESRSGELLFPSQTHCLSSSQSSSCNSLLQIPQHGFLMPHNPDYDLNSLPSTAPDAASTTTNSFQFAPVTPQQTKKLENQLYATVNSPQEKALSEVKDKCHELVASVVYIPKRHNSDELLHNIVDSSSAVISTPFEEPKDSGKESDQVINLNKTPQQKQPKQKKHRPKVVKEGKQNKTATNKIADPKEKTKRKYVRRKGQQESVTQHPDSIGGGTTDSKEKLKQRKHLQKDLKDPATQNVNDISETAYPIAGTAAPSCRRALNFDDLENIRDEGESNSFARQEILKKKETFNSSTGFQAADSINKTNMKCRTKSDIQMRQDSELLLGHQSGAKSNLTYASNQLLCNDTTVSNRTEAGAISISDKREAAVQPASTKEVQMDNFNVNARATDIRMQHLSAEGIGQIAFPAKIICKSRERSTQMMSHNTQSVAEISHHFIDGRGYKREFVHVEQTGNCTANPPDYHLYSCMSSALCSLTQKKRKIENGISTNTNGLLPSHAAVNHSTLKISSSNNVHSTAFTVQRNRGIQNSYLESYNFKRKENNRSTRFPADLYTHQVASEQDLSKQNILSGPNACMERIEETNRSTNIQNLATLTRVENYNKLLPTAPKTGPQPGEQLQPKNSNIDVSRKQAMGPNQSKPIPLREGKMLQKHKDALKDQQSPAKRRGRPPKQRFTATTEEIIYRMECLNLNERSNEMKDKAQNALVPHKGGGTLVPYERFDLVKRRKPRPKVDLDPETERVWKPLMWKEGCEGTEETYEKKQWWEQERRVFRGRVDSFIARMHLVQGDRRFSEWKGSVVDSVIGVFLTQNVSDHLSSSAFMSLSARFPLKSTRNRISERNETRILVEEPNVCMPNPNDMVKWNEKLLYNPFYSRNSMTCYESTEYQRDSETSWTDRTSIVETHSHSPQEEELSSQDSFDSSVIQSNGVGSYSASNSEAEDHANECTHSKNPNTSLTNLPQVESTTLFEEFYSRVSGRSLFHLQSRQGKKQTEYIENSQQQWPRLETLDNSLKGSPTFYQQINFNNPKMQVPVVPSCNYQLYKTVQSEILDEESVVLNREESISSWPSSASIFNKEKDASCTSKRVVQGTESVAISTAQQYGSSSYQETQMVDPHSFLSKQMMHEQISPKPYHGFQPHKIEKTFQLERKSMAETANLADAQVNGQCSYEQHISNIPNLKEKVFGVQERIALVDKHTHSENELAKSNLKEQVNFTNIENLNARKAKAGGKKKDAIDWDSLRKQVLANGRRKERSQNTMDSLDYEAMRCANVNKISANIKERGMNNMLAERIKEFLNRLVREHGSIDLEWLRDVPPDKAKDYLLSIRGLGLKSVECVRLLTLHHVAFPVDTNVGRIAVRLGWVPLQPLPESLQLHLLQLYPVLESIQKYLWPRLCKLDQRTLYELHYQLITFGKVFCTKNKPNCNACPMRAECRHFASAFASARLVLPGPEEKSILTSTVPLRMEKGPGIVIDPITLPPPGENPFKRGVSDIISCLPIIEEPATPEQEHTEVTEIDMEDINNEDTDEITTIKLNMEELTMNLQNYMQANMELQECDMSKALVALNPEAAYVPTKLKNVSGLRTEHQVYELPDSHPLLKEMDKREPDDHSPYLLAIWQPGETANSIQLPEQHCQSQEPDKLCNKKTCFSCNSIREANSQIIRGTLLIPCRTAMRGSFPLNGTYFQVNEVFADHETSINPIDVPRAWIWNLPRRIVYFGTSVSTIFRGLSTEAIQYCFWKGFVCVRGFDQKTRAPKPLTARLHIPASKLAKTKNKKQ is encoded by the exons ATGGATTCAAGAAACAATATAGGAGATGCATTTTCAGTCCCACAAGGGAGAGAATATGAGTTTACGGGTTCTTGGGTGCCAGCAACTCCAGAAAAGCATATTGCAACAAGATATAATTCCATGCCAATTGAAGGGCTTGGGAATGGGAATCATCAAGAACTGGCACGAATTCCCACAGGTTATGCACAGGAGGTGTCGAATTCTGGAAGGGTGGCTCAACATTTTGGCCAATTGGGCGGAAATTGGAGTTTGGCAGGAAGAGACAGCATGATGAATTGCATTTCAGGGTCCTACACACAGGCCCTTCATCATCAAAATGGGAATTGGAATAGTAATTCATTTGTTGATCTTTTGACAATGAATAATTCAGTTCCTATTGCCAGTCCAGATAGAAGTCCAAATAGAAGTATGAACAGCAGAGGAAGGCTTTTGATTCCAACTTTCCATTCCCAAGTTAGCAGCTTGAGAGAATCCAGATCAGGAGAATTGCTATTCCCCAGCCAAACTCACTGCTTGAGTTCAAGCCAGTCGAGTAGCTGTAATAGCCTACTTCAGATACCTCAGC ATGGATTTCTCATGCCTCACAATCCTGACTATGACCTCAATTCACTACCAAGTACAGCACCTGATGCAGCATCAACTAccaccaattcatttcaattcgcaCCAGTAACACCACAACAGACCAAGAAATTAGAGAACCAGCTCTATGCGACTGTAAATTCTCCTCAGGAAAAAGCCTTAAGTGAAGTAAAAGACAAATGCCATGAGCTAGTCGCATCGGTGGTCTATATCCCAAAACGGCACAATTCTGATGAGCTCTTGCATAATATCGTGGACTCATCATCTGCTGTCATTTCTACACCATTTGAGGAACCAAAAGATTCTGGCAAAGAAAGCGACCAAGTTATTAACTTGAACAAAACACCACAGCAGAAACAACCAAAACAGAAAAAGCATAGGCCTAAAGTAGTCAAGGAAGGAAAACAGAACAAGACGGCAACCAACAAAATAGCTGATCCCAAGGAGAAAACGAAGAGAAAGTATGTGCGCAGGAAGGGCCAGCAAGAATCAGTAACTCAACATCCAGATTCTATTGGAGGAGGGACTACTGATTCGAAGGAGAAACTGAAGCAAAGGAAGCATCTTCAAAAGGACCTGAAAGATCCAGCAACTCAAAATGTAAATGATATCAGTGAGACTGCATATCCCATTGCCGGAACTGCAGCACCATCATGTAGAAGAGCATTGAACTTTGATGACTTGGAAAATATCAGAGATGAAGGGGAGAGCAATTCATTTGCTCGGCAGGAGATACTGAAAAAAAAAGAGACTTTCAATTCAAGTACAGGTTTTCAAGCTGCTGATTCAATCAATAAAACTAACATGAAGTGCAGAACAAAGTCAGATATACAGATGAGACAAGACAGTGAGCTACTGTTGGGACACCAATCAGGAGCAAAAAGTAACCTCACCTATGCCAGCAATCAATTGTTGTGTAATGACACCACAGTTTCAAATAGAACAGAAGCCGGAGCCATTTCAATTTCAGACAAAAGAGAAGCTGCAGTCCAACCAGCTTCAACAAAAGAAGTGCAAATGGATAATTTCAATGTCAATGCTAGAGCAACAGATATCAGAATGCAGCATCTCAGTGCAGAAGGAATTGGCCAAATTGCCTTTCCTGCAAAAATTATTTGCAAAAGCCGTGAAAGGAGCACACAAATGATGTCTCATAATACTCAATCAGTTGCAGAAATTTCACATCATTTCATTGATGGTAGGGGATACAAGAGAGAATTTGTTCATGTTGAGCAGACAGGCAACTGTACTGCAAATCCACCAGATTATCACTTATACAGCTGCATGTCTAGTGCACTTTGTTCGTTGACTCAAAAGAAGAGGAAGATTGAAAATGGAATCTCGACAAATACAAATGGTTTGCTACCTTCTCATGCAGCTGTTAACCATTCAACGCTAAAAATAAGCAGCAGCAACAATGTCCACTCAACTGCATTTACAGTTCAAAGGAATAGGGGAATACAGAACTCATACTTGGAAAGCTATAATttcaagaggaaagaaaataataGGTCCACCAGATTTCCTGCTGACTTGTACACACATCAAGTGGCTTCTGAACAAGATTTGTCAAAGCAAAATATATTATCTGGACCCAACGCATGCATGGAAAGGATTGAAGAGACCAACAGATCCACTAATATCCAGAACCTTGCCACCCTAACCAGAGTTGAGAATTATAACAAGCTCCTACCAACTGCTCCCAAAACAGGCCCTCAACCTGGAGAGCAACTACAACCCAAAAATTCCAACATTGATGTGTCAAGAAAGCAGGCAATGGGGCCCAATCAATCCAAACCTATTCCATTAAGGGAAGGTAAAATGCTACAAAAACATAAGGACGCCTTGAAAGATCAGCAATCGCCTGCTAAAAGAAGAG GGCGACCGCCAAAGCAAAGATTCACTGCCACAACTGAAGAAATTATATATCGAATGGAGTGTCTCAATCTCAATGAAAGGAGCAATGAAATGAAGGACAAAGCACAAAATGCACTTGTGCCACACAAAGGAGGAGGCACACTCGTTCCATATGAACGGTTTGACTTGGTCAAGAGGCGTAAGCCAAGACCTAAAGTGGACCTTGACCCAGAGACAGAGAGAGTGTGGAAACCGTTGATGTGGAAGGAGGGATGTGAAGGCACTGAAGAAACATATGAGAAAAAGCAGTGGTGGGAGCAAGAGAGGAGAGTTTTCCGTGGACGAGTTGATTCATTCATTGCAAGAATGCATCTTGTACAAG GAGATAGGCGCTTCTCAGAATGGAAGGGATCAGTTGTTGATTCAGTGATAGGAGTCTTCCTTACTCAAAATGTTTCAGACCATCTTTCAAG CTCTGCCTTCATGTCTCTATCAGCAAGATTTCCTCTTAAGTCAACAAGAAACAGAATCAGTGAGAGGAATGAGACAAGAATACTGGTTGAAGAACCGAATGTCTGCAtgccaaatccaaatgacatggtCAAATGGAATGAAAAGTTGTTATATAACCCTTTCTACAGTCGGAACTCTATGACATGCTATGAATCAACAGAATATCAGAGAGACAGTGAGACCTCATGGACAGACAGGACAAGCATTGTAGAGACTCACAGTCACAGCCCTCAAGAAGAAGAATTGTCATCACAAGATTCTTTTGATTCCTCAGTTATCCAAAGCAATGGAGTCGGATCCTACTCAGCCTCCAACTCAGAAGCAGAAGATCATGCAAATGAGTGCACACACAGCAAGAATCCCAATACATCATTAACAAATCTTCCACAAGTTGAGAGCACCACCTTGTTTGAAGAGTTCTATAGTCGTGTAAGTGGAAGATCACTGTTTCATTTGCAATCAAGGCAAGGAAAAAAGCAAACAGAATACATAGAAAACAGCCAGCAGCAATGGCCTAGATTGGAAACATTAGACAATAGCTTAAAAGGCTCTCCTACATTTTATCAGCAAATCAATTTCAATAATCCAAAGATGCAAGTACCAGTGGTTCCTTCTTGTAACTATCAGCTGTACAAAACTGTACAATCTGAGATACTAGATGAAGAAAGTGTTGTATTGAACAGAGAAGAAAGCATATCTTCTTGGCCTTCAAGTGCCTCCATATTCAACAAGGAAAAAGATGCAAGTTGCACAAGCAAAAGGGTTGTACAAGGGACAGAGAGTGTAGCTATATCAACAGCACAACAATATGGGTCATCAAGCTATCAAGAGACTCAAATGGTGGACCCACATTCTTTCCTAAGCAAGCAAATGATGCATGAACAAATCAGTCCTAAACCTTACCATGGCTTCCAACCACATAAGATAGAAAAGACCTTCCAATTGGAAAGAAAATCAATGGCCGAAACTGCAAATCTTGCGGATGCACAGGTTAATGGGCAGTGCAGTTATGAGCAGCACATCTCAAACATTCCCAAtctaaaagaaaaagtttttggcgTTCAAGAGAGAATTGCTTTGGTGGATAAGCACACACATTCAGAAAATGAATTGGCTAAGTCAAATTTGAAGGAACAAGTAAATTTTACTAATATAGAAAACTTAAATGCAAGAAAAGCAAAAGCTGGGGGCAAGAAAAAGGACGCTATTGACTGGGATAGTTTGAGGAAGCAAGTCTTGGCAAATggtagaagaaaagaaagaagccaAAATACAATGGACTCCCTGGACTATGAAGCAATGAGATGTGCTAATGTCAATAAGATTTCTGCTAATATTAAAGAAAGAGGGATGAACAACATGCTAGCAGAACGAATCAAG GAATTTCTGAATCGACTGGTCAGAGAACATGGAAGCATTGATCTGGAATGGTTAAGAGATGTTCCCCCTGACAAAGCAAA GGATTATCTGCTAAGCATAAGGGGATTGGGGTTGAAAAGTGTGGAGTGTGTGCGGCTCTTAACACTTCATCATGTTGCTTTCCCA GTCGACACAAATGTTGGACGGATAGCAGTTCGATTGGGATGGGTCCCTCTTCAACCATTGCCAGAGTCACTTCAATTACACCTCCTACAATT GTACCCAGTACTCGAGTCAATTCAGAAATACCTCTGGCCGAGATTGTGCAAACTTGATCAACGAACACT GTATGAATTACATTACCAGCTGATTACATTTGGAAAG GTTTTTTGTACAAAGAATAAACCAAATTGCAATGCATGTCCAATGAGAGCAGAATGCAGGCATTTTGCTAGCGCCTTTGCAAG TGCAAGGCTTGTACTACCAGGGCCAGAAGAGAAGAGTATATTGACTTCAACTGTTCCTTTAAGAATGGAGAAAGGCCCTGGCATAGTTATTGATCCCATAACATTACCTCCACCTGGGGAGAATCCATTTAAAAGAGGAGTTTCAGATATTATTAGTTGTTTACCTATCATTGAAGAGCCAGCAACACCTGAACAAGAACACACTGAAGTAACAGAAATTGATATGGAGGACATAAACAACGAGGATACTGATGAAATAACAACAATAAAACTCAACATGGAAGAGTTGACAATGAATTTACAGAATTACATGCAAGCAAACATGGAACTTCAAGAATGTGACATGTCCAAGGCTTTAGTTGCTTTGAATCCAGAAGCTGCCTACGTCCCCACCAAACTGAAGAATGTCAGTGGGCTTAGGACAGAGCACCAAGT